The following DNA comes from Candidatus Poribacteria bacterium.
TAAGGCACTTTCTTTTTTGAGGCATTTGATGAGAAACGACAATGTTGAACTGATTCGACGGACCCTTGAAGGCGATGATGCTGCTTTTGCGGACTTGGTTAGGAAGTATCAGAAGCGAGTTCACGCGCTGGCATGGCGGAAAATTGGGGATTTCCATATCGCTGAAGATATTACGCAGGAGGCGTTTCTACAAGTCTATCGGAAATTGGCGACGCTGAAAGATCCGAATCAGTTTCCGGGATGGCTTTATGTCATCGCCAACCGCCGCTGCCTCGCGTGGCTCCGAAAGAAACGGATCCAGACAGAACAATTGGAGGAGACGGATATAACAGTGGTAGAGAGCACTTCATATTCCAGACACGTCGCTGCAGAGCAGGCAGAAAACGCAATGGAAACTAAACGCGAACTGGTTAAAAACTTATTAGCAAAGTTGAAGGAAAGCGATCGCACCGTACTGACACTCTACTACTTCGGTGAAATGACATACGCGGAGATAAGTGAGTTTTTAGGCGTATCCGTCAATACCGTCGCGACGCGTGTTCACCGTGCACGGGAACGCTTAAAGCAGTATGAACCTATGATTCGAGAGGTACTCGGCAGTTTTCAATTGTCTCCCAATTTAACCGAGAACATCATGCGTGAAATTCCGCGTATCAAGCCTCTACCGCCTACTGGTGGAAAAACACCGGTTGTCCCGTGGGCAACCGCCACCTCAATGGCTATTCTCACTGTGATAGGGCTTGGCATTAGCAACCAATACGCAGCGCGTTTTCAGCAGCCTTACAGTTTTGATGCGACATCCGAGATGACAGTCGAGATTATTGACGCATCTATTGTCCTTGATTTTCCGTCAAAGCCGGATGTGCGAAATCAGGTTGGGCGGGCTGCTACTGCTTTGCATGCCACTGTAGAACAAGACCCCGTTTTTTTTCAAAGGCAAGCGGGGCAAGTAACAGATCAAATAACAATTGGAAAGTCAATGGCATGGATGCACGTGGGTGATAAATGGGATCCCTCACAGATGGCATTAGTCCGGACGGAATTCAATAGTGGCATCTCATACAGATCGAAAGAATACGTGGGTCCTCAAACAATACCGGAGTTGATGAACGTATTCGATGAAATTTACAACCTCAAGCACTCAGACACCATAGTAACTGTATTTTCGAGGGAAAGTATCGCTGAAATCAATCCGGACGAAGTGGCGGGGTTACACGCGTGGCAGGAATTGCTTTCAAAGGAAGGCATCTCCAGTCAATTCACGCTTACAGAGATAGATGCACGATATCCCCGAAATACATGGCTTCAACGCCTTTTGGAGAGAAATATCATTATAGAAAACCTCGCGGATTATTTTTTTGTTATGGGACACCGGTATCAGTTGGCATTTTTGGAAGATAATCCGTATCTCTGGGAAACCGAAATTCAGGAGGTCTCATCAACAGAGGCGTGGGAAACCTATAAAACTACTTATATTGATGAGTTGATTAGATACTATACCAAGACTCGGAAAGCCAGAGATTACTCTTCGTTCAACCCAACCGAAAAACCGTAATTTTAGTGTGGACAGTCCACT
Coding sequences within:
- a CDS encoding RNA polymerase sigma factor, translating into MRNDNVELIRRTLEGDDAAFADLVRKYQKRVHALAWRKIGDFHIAEDITQEAFLQVYRKLATLKDPNQFPGWLYVIANRRCLAWLRKKRIQTEQLEETDITVVESTSYSRHVAAEQAENAMETKRELVKNLLAKLKESDRTVLTLYYFGEMTYAEISEFLGVSVNTVATRVHRARERLKQYEPMIREVLGSFQLSPNLTENIMREIPRIKPLPPTGGKTPVVPWATATSMAILTVIGLGISNQYAARFQQPYSFDATSEMTVEIIDASIVLDFPSKPDVRNQVGRAATALHATVEQDPVFFQRQAGQVTDQITIGKSMAWMHVGDKWDPSQMALVRTEFNSGISYRSKEYVGPQTIPELMNVFDEIYNLKHSDTIVTVFSRESIAEINPDEVAGLHAWQELLSKEGISSQFTLTEIDARYPRNTWLQRLLERNIIIENLADYFFVMGHRYQLAFLEDNPYLWETEIQEVSSTEAWETYKTTYIDELIRYYTKTRKARDYSSFNPTEKP